In one Candidatus Dormiibacterota bacterium genomic region, the following are encoded:
- a CDS encoding GNAT family N-acetyltransferase — protein sequence RAKPGPMSVRVELFDIRDANRMREAMTIRFAVFVDEQGVPENEEIDAHDRTDAAALHALAYDGTLPVATGRFFLRQDRAAQIGRMAVMPDARGSGVGRMVLDALMAEARGRGIARAVLFAQTHALAFYERAGFTAYGEPFLDAGIAHVAMERAL from the coding sequence CCGTGCGAAGCCTGGGCCGATGAGCGTTCGGGTTGAGTTGTTTGACATTCGGGACGCGAACCGCATGCGCGAAGCGATGACGATTCGTTTTGCCGTCTTCGTGGACGAACAAGGCGTGCCGGAGAACGAAGAAATCGACGCACACGATCGTACCGATGCCGCCGCGTTGCACGCGTTGGCGTACGACGGCACGCTGCCGGTGGCCACCGGACGCTTCTTTCTGCGTCAGGACCGGGCCGCGCAGATCGGGCGCATGGCGGTGATGCCCGACGCTCGCGGGAGCGGCGTGGGGCGGATGGTACTGGACGCCCTCATGGCCGAGGCGCGTGGGCGCGGCATCGCGCGCGCCGTACTCTTCGCCCAAACCCACGCTCTCGCGTTCTACGAGCGCGCGGGATTCACGGCCTACGGCGAGCCGTTTCTCGATGCGGGCATCGCGCACGTCGCGATGGAGCGGGCGCTCTAA
- a CDS encoding DHA2 family efflux MFS transporter permease subunit: MQAALNDSSARRSTNAAAPGSTREMLITITVMLGVIMAIIDTTIVNVALGTIAGNLGASTDEVSWVATGYILANVIVMPLNGWLTAYLGRKRFYAASLAIFTIASLLCGTATSIWQLVFYRVLQGFGGGALQPTAQAILFETYPAAKRGAAMAIFGLGAMVGPAVGPTLGGYLVDNASWPLIFFINVPIGILAVVMTLAFIPNPSYIEKPKSGIDWTGLGLMTAGLASLQYVLERGQHDDWFNSSTITILTITSVITLTIFVLKVLRDKEPLVDLRVFRYLSYTIGNILGVISGFGLYGTALILPLFMQETLGFTAFDTGLALMPGAGATAISMLVAGRLVNRMDPRALIAFGFLMFALSTWWLGGLTTQADYWNIFWPRVVQGLGLGFLFVPLSTVSLGVIPMAEMANATGIYSLVRQLGGSFGIAILTTLLERHTAIAWNELASGVTQTHGVSIATLTQLVAQQATMIAYNYLFQFCAVVFLIAIPLVLFMRSPKREAAAAAAAAAMMAE; the protein is encoded by the coding sequence ATGCAGGCAGCCTTAAACGACTCCTCGGCACGCCGTTCGACGAATGCGGCGGCGCCCGGCTCCACGCGCGAGATGCTCATTACCATCACGGTGATGCTCGGCGTCATCATGGCGATTATCGATACGACCATCGTGAACGTTGCGCTCGGCACGATCGCGGGCAATCTTGGCGCATCGACCGACGAAGTCTCCTGGGTTGCAACCGGCTACATCCTCGCGAACGTCATCGTCATGCCGCTCAACGGGTGGCTCACGGCGTACCTTGGGCGCAAGCGCTTCTATGCTGCATCCCTGGCGATTTTCACGATCGCTTCGTTGCTGTGCGGGACCGCCACGAGTATTTGGCAACTCGTCTTCTATCGCGTGCTGCAAGGCTTCGGCGGCGGTGCGCTCCAACCGACGGCGCAGGCGATTCTTTTCGAGACGTATCCGGCGGCGAAGCGCGGCGCCGCCATGGCGATCTTCGGCTTAGGCGCGATGGTCGGGCCGGCGGTCGGTCCGACGCTCGGCGGCTACCTCGTCGACAACGCGAGCTGGCCGCTGATCTTCTTCATCAACGTACCGATCGGGATTCTCGCGGTCGTGATGACGCTCGCTTTCATTCCGAATCCGTCGTACATCGAAAAGCCCAAGAGCGGCATCGATTGGACCGGGCTCGGGCTCATGACTGCGGGCCTGGCATCGCTGCAATACGTGCTGGAACGAGGCCAGCACGACGACTGGTTCAATTCTTCAACCATCACGATCCTCACGATCACGTCGGTCATCACGCTCACCATCTTCGTGTTGAAGGTTCTGCGCGATAAGGAACCGCTGGTCGACCTGCGGGTCTTTCGATATCTTTCGTACACGATCGGAAACATTCTGGGCGTCATCAGCGGATTTGGGCTCTACGGAACCGCGCTGATTCTGCCGCTCTTCATGCAGGAGACGCTTGGGTTCACCGCGTTCGATACGGGGCTGGCGCTGATGCCGGGCGCTGGAGCGACGGCGATCAGCATGCTGGTTGCCGGGAGGCTCGTCAACCGCATGGACCCGCGAGCGCTGATCGCGTTCGGTTTCCTGATGTTCGCGCTCTCGACGTGGTGGCTCGGCGGCCTAACGACGCAAGCCGATTACTGGAACATCTTCTGGCCGCGCGTGGTCCAAGGGCTTGGGCTCGGGTTCCTGTTCGTACCGCTCTCCACGGTTTCGCTCGGCGTCATTCCGATGGCGGAGATGGCGAACGCGACCGGCATCTATTCGCTCGTCCGTCAACTCGGCGGAAGTTTCGGCATCGCGATTCTCACGACGCTTCTCGAACGGCATACGGCGATCGCATGGAACGAACTCGCCTCCGGCGTGACGCAGACGCACGGCGTTTCGATCGCTACGCTCACGCAACTCGTGGCGCAACAAGCCACCATGATTGCCTACAACTACCTGTTCCAGTTCTGCGCAGTCGTCTTCCTGATCGCGATTCCGCTCGTGCTCTTCATGCGTTCGCCCAAGCGCGAGGCGGCGGCCGCAGCCGCGGCAGCCGCAATGATGGCCGAATAG
- a CDS encoding zinc-binding dehydrogenase yields MQSPHEMQALRYDRIGEPAEVLSAVEVPKPEPGAGEVRLRVVRSPIHNHDLSTIRGTYGVKPPLPATGGTEALGRVDAVGAGVTLPIGARVSAMVQGAWAEYLIAPASQCVPMPEALDDDVASQLMAMPLSALILLDDLRVEPGAWIVQNAANGAVGRILMRLAQARGINVINLVRRESSADALRAFGAKHVVVTEGNDWAAEVRAIAGDQPVARVIDSVTGPQSIELQRILGRRGEYVIFGGLAAAAMRLDPGLMIFNETVVRGFWMTAWMSRASQQERAAAVQQIFSLALTNNLPLPVSAVFSLSDGKAAVLAAEQPGRPGKVLFAP; encoded by the coding sequence GTGCAATCGCCGCACGAGATGCAAGCATTACGATACGACCGCATCGGCGAGCCGGCCGAGGTTCTCTCCGCAGTCGAGGTACCGAAACCCGAGCCCGGCGCGGGCGAAGTGCGCCTGCGCGTGGTGCGCTCGCCGATCCACAACCACGACCTCTCGACGATTCGTGGAACCTACGGCGTGAAACCGCCGCTCCCGGCGACCGGCGGGACCGAGGCTTTGGGTCGCGTCGACGCGGTGGGCGCCGGCGTGACGTTGCCGATCGGCGCGCGCGTCTCCGCCATGGTCCAAGGAGCGTGGGCGGAGTACCTGATCGCGCCGGCGTCGCAATGCGTGCCGATGCCCGAAGCGCTCGACGACGACGTCGCATCGCAGTTGATGGCCATGCCGCTCTCCGCGTTGATACTGCTCGACGATTTGCGCGTCGAACCGGGGGCGTGGATCGTGCAGAACGCGGCGAACGGAGCCGTCGGGCGCATCCTCATGCGGTTGGCGCAGGCGCGCGGTATCAACGTTATCAATCTCGTGCGCCGGGAGAGCTCGGCCGATGCGTTACGGGCCTTCGGTGCCAAGCACGTCGTGGTAACCGAGGGGAATGACTGGGCCGCCGAGGTTCGGGCCATCGCCGGCGACCAGCCGGTCGCGCGCGTGATCGATTCGGTGACGGGGCCGCAGTCGATCGAGCTTCAGCGGATTCTTGGGCGGCGCGGCGAGTATGTCATATTCGGTGGCCTTGCCGCTGCCGCGATGCGATTGGATCCGGGCTTGATGATCTTCAACGAAACCGTGGTGCGCGGATTCTGGATGACGGCCTGGATGTCGCGCGCCTCGCAGCAAGAGCGCGCCGCGGCCGTACAGCAGATCTTTAGCCTCGCCCTTACGAACAATTTACCGTTGCCGGTGAGCGCGGTCTTTTCGCTCTCGGACGGCAAGGCCGCAGTGCTTGCAGCCGAGCAGCCGGGGCGTCCCGGGAAGGTTTTATTCGCGCCATAA